In Rattus norvegicus strain BN/NHsdMcwi chromosome 1, GRCr8, whole genome shotgun sequence, a genomic segment contains:
- the Tyrobp gene encoding TYRO protein tyrosine kinase-binding protein isoform X1 produces MGAPEPSWCFLFLPVLLTVGGLSPVQAQSGCECSSVSPGVLAGIVLGDLVLTLLIALAVYSLGRLVSRGRGTADGTRKQHMAETESPYQELQGQRPEVYSDLNTQRQYYR; encoded by the exons ATGGGGGCCCCAGAGCCCTCCTGGTGCTTTctgttccttcctgtcctcctgACTGTGGGAG gaTTAAGTCCCGTACAGGCCCAGAGTG GATGCGAATGTTCCTCTGTGAGCCCGGGTGTACTGGCTGGGATTGTGCTGGGCGACTTGGTGCTGACTCTGCTCATCGCCCTGGCGGTGTACTCTCTGGGCCGCCTGGTCTCTCGAGGCCGAGGGACTGCAGACG GGACCCGGAAACAGCACATGGCTGAGACTGAGTCACCTTATCAG gagCTTCAGGGTCAGAGGCCAGAAGTATACAGTGACCTCAACACACAGAGGCAGTATTACAGATGA
- the Tyrobp gene encoding TYRO protein tyrosine kinase-binding protein precursor, with amino-acid sequence MGAPEPSWCFLFLPVLLTVGGLSPVQAQSDNYPGCECSSVSPGVLAGIVLGDLVLTLLIALAVYSLGRLVSRGRGTADGTRKQHMAETESPYQELQGQRPEVYSDLNTQRQYYR; translated from the exons ATGGGGGCCCCAGAGCCCTCCTGGTGCTTTctgttccttcctgtcctcctgACTGTGGGAG gaTTAAGTCCCGTACAGGCCCAGAGTG ACAATTACCCAGGATGCGAATGTTCCTCTGTGAGCCCGGGTGTACTGGCTGGGATTGTGCTGGGCGACTTGGTGCTGACTCTGCTCATCGCCCTGGCGGTGTACTCTCTGGGCCGCCTGGTCTCTCGAGGCCGAGGGACTGCAGACG GGACCCGGAAACAGCACATGGCTGAGACTGAGTCACCTTATCAG gagCTTCAGGGTCAGAGGCCAGAAGTATACAGTGACCTCAACACACAGAGGCAGTATTACAGATGA
- the Hcst gene encoding hematopoietic cell signal transducer precursor: MAPPGHLLFLFLLPVAASQTNEGSCSGCGPLSLPLLAGLVAADAVMSLLIVGVVFVCMRLHSRPAQEDGRVYINMPGRG; encoded by the exons ATGGCCCCTCCAGGTCacctcctgttcctgttcctgctCCCAG TGGCCGCAAGTCAGACAAACGAAG gttcCTGCTCCGGATGTGGGCCTCTGTCCCTGCCACTCCTGGCAGGCCTGGTGGCTGCAGATGCGGTCATGTCACTTCTAATAGTGGGGgtggtgtttgtatgtatgcgCCTACACAGCAGGCCTGCCCAAG AAGATGGTCGAGTCTACATCAACATGCCTGGGAGAGGCTGA
- the Hcst gene encoding hematopoietic cell signal transducer isoform X1, with amino-acid sequence MAPPGHLLFLFLLPVAASQTNEGSCSGCGPLSLPLLAGLVAADAVMSLLIVGVVFVCMRLHSRPAQDGRVYINMPGRG; translated from the exons ATGGCCCCTCCAGGTCacctcctgttcctgttcctgctCCCAG TGGCCGCAAGTCAGACAAACGAAG gttcCTGCTCCGGATGTGGGCCTCTGTCCCTGCCACTCCTGGCAGGCCTGGTGGCTGCAGATGCGGTCATGTCACTTCTAATAGTGGGGgtggtgtttgtatgtatgcgCCTACACAGCAGGCCTGCCCAAG ATGGTCGAGTCTACATCAACATGCCTGGGAGAGGCTGA
- the Nfkbid gene encoding NF-kappa-B inhibitor delta isoform X1, with protein MEDSLDTRPYPEPSLSQVGSWRVSGLPSGSPQLPPSTGPSLEAARAHILALGPQQLLAQDEEGDTLLHLFAARGLRWAAYAAAEVLQMYRQLDIREHKGKTPLLVAAAANQPLIVEDLLNLGAEPNATDHQGRSVLHVAATYGLPGVLSAVFKSGIQVDLEARDFEGELVLPRADVVGWLDRVDTQVQVPYCVHSTGLTPLHTAILALNAAMLPPTMCPRMLSSQARDRLTCVQMLLQMGASHTSQEIKSNKTILHLAVQAANPTLVQLLLGLPRGDLRAFVNMKAHGNTALHMAAALPPGPPQEAIVRHLLAAGADPTLRNLENEQPVHLLRPGPGPEGLRQLLKRSRAAPPGLSS; from the exons ATGGAG GACTCTCTGGATACCCGGCCGTATCCAGAACCTTCCCTGTCACAAGTAGGATCCTGGAGAGTCTCTGGTCTTCCCTCGGGATCCCCACAGTTGCCTCCGTCCACTGGACCCTCCCTGGAGGCAGCCCGAGCTCACATACTGGCTCTGGGCCCCCAACAACTGCTGGCCCAGGATGAGGAAGGAGACAC GCTCCTGCACCTGTTTGCTGCTCGGGGACTGCGCTGGGCAGCCTATGCAGCCGCAGAGGTGTTACAGATGTACCGACAGCTGGATATCCGTGAACACAAAGGCAAG ACGCCTCTCCTAGTGGCAGCTGCTGCCAACCAGCCCCTGATTGTGGAAGACTTGCTGAACCTGGGAGCAGAGCCTAACGCCACTGACCACCAGGGCCGTTCTGTCCTGCATGTGGCTGCCACTTACGGACTCCCGGGAGTCCTTTCG gcTGTGTTTAAGTCAGGCATTCAAGTGGATCTGGAAGCCAGAGACTTCGAAGGTGAGCTGGTCCTGCCCAGGGCTGATGTGGTTGGCTGGCTGGACAGGGTGGACACTCAGGTGCAAGTCCCTTACTGTGTACATTCCACAGGCCTTACCCCCCTCCACACGGCCATCCTGGCCCTCAACGCTGCTATGCTCCCACCTACTATGTGTCCGAGGATGCTGAGTTCCCAAGCCCGAGACAGACTGACATGTGTGCAGATGTTACTGCAAATGGGTGCCAGTCATACCAGCCAG GAGATCAAGAGCAACAAGACCATTCTGCACTTGGCTGTACAGGCTGCCAACCCCACGCTGGTTCAGTTGCTCCTGGGCCTGCCGAGGGGAGACCTTCGGGCCTTCGTGAATATGAAG GCCCATGGGAACACAGCCCTCCACATGGCAGCCGCCCTGCCCCCTGGGCCGCCCCAAGAGGCCATTGTGCGGCACCTGCTGGCAGCTGGCGCGGACCCAACACTGCGCAACCTGGAGAATGAACAGCCAGTTCACTTGCTGCGGCCTGGACCGGGCCCTGAGGGG CTCCGGCAGCTGTTGAAGAGGAGCCGTGCGGCACCCCCAGGCTTGTCCTCTTAG
- the Nfkbid gene encoding NF-kappa-B inhibitor delta isoform X2 has product MEDSLDTRPYPEPSLSQVGSWRVSGLPSGSPQLPPSTGPSLEAARAHILALGPQQLLAQDEEGDTLLHLFAARGLRWAAYAAAEVLQMYRQLDIREHKGKTPLLVAAAANQPLIVEDLLNLGAEPNATDHQGRSVLHVAATYGLPGVLSAVFKSGIQVDLEARDFEGLTPLHTAILALNAAMLPPTMCPRMLSSQARDRLTCVQMLLQMGASHTSQEIKSNKTILHLAVQAANPTLVQLLLGLPRGDLRAFVNMKAHGNTALHMAAALPPGPPQEAIVRHLLAAGADPTLRNLENEQPVHLLRPGPGPEGLRQLLKRSRAAPPGLSS; this is encoded by the exons ATGGAG GACTCTCTGGATACCCGGCCGTATCCAGAACCTTCCCTGTCACAAGTAGGATCCTGGAGAGTCTCTGGTCTTCCCTCGGGATCCCCACAGTTGCCTCCGTCCACTGGACCCTCCCTGGAGGCAGCCCGAGCTCACATACTGGCTCTGGGCCCCCAACAACTGCTGGCCCAGGATGAGGAAGGAGACAC GCTCCTGCACCTGTTTGCTGCTCGGGGACTGCGCTGGGCAGCCTATGCAGCCGCAGAGGTGTTACAGATGTACCGACAGCTGGATATCCGTGAACACAAAGGCAAG ACGCCTCTCCTAGTGGCAGCTGCTGCCAACCAGCCCCTGATTGTGGAAGACTTGCTGAACCTGGGAGCAGAGCCTAACGCCACTGACCACCAGGGCCGTTCTGTCCTGCATGTGGCTGCCACTTACGGACTCCCGGGAGTCCTTTCG gcTGTGTTTAAGTCAGGCATTCAAGTGGATCTGGAAGCCAGAGACTTCGAAG GCCTTACCCCCCTCCACACGGCCATCCTGGCCCTCAACGCTGCTATGCTCCCACCTACTATGTGTCCGAGGATGCTGAGTTCCCAAGCCCGAGACAGACTGACATGTGTGCAGATGTTACTGCAAATGGGTGCCAGTCATACCAGCCAG GAGATCAAGAGCAACAAGACCATTCTGCACTTGGCTGTACAGGCTGCCAACCCCACGCTGGTTCAGTTGCTCCTGGGCCTGCCGAGGGGAGACCTTCGGGCCTTCGTGAATATGAAG GCCCATGGGAACACAGCCCTCCACATGGCAGCCGCCCTGCCCCCTGGGCCGCCCCAAGAGGCCATTGTGCGGCACCTGCTGGCAGCTGGCGCGGACCCAACACTGCGCAACCTGGAGAATGAACAGCCAGTTCACTTGCTGCGGCCTGGACCGGGCCCTGAGGGG CTCCGGCAGCTGTTGAAGAGGAGCCGTGCGGCACCCCCAGGCTTGTCCTCTTAG
- the Aplp1 gene encoding amyloid beta precursor like protein 1 isoform 1 precursor (isoform 1 precursor is encoded by transcript variant 1), with the protein MGPSSPTTRGQGRRRGPPPLPLLLPLSLLLLRAQLAVGNLAGGSPSAAEAPGSAQVAGLCGRLTLHRDLRTGRWEPDPQRSRRCLLDPQRVLEYCRQMYPELHIARVEQAAQAIPMERWCGGTRSGRCAHPHHEVVPFHCLPGEFVSEALLVPEGCRFLHQERMDQCESSTRRHQEAQEACSSQGLILHGSGMLLPCGSDRFRGVEYVCCPPPATPNPSGMAVGDPSTRSWPLGGRAEGGEDEEEVESFPQPVDDYFVEPPQAEEEEEEEEERAPPPSSHTPVMVSRVTPTPRPTDGVDVYFGMPGEISEHEGFLRAKMDLEERRMRQINEVMREWAMADSQSKNLPKADRQALNEHFQSILQTLEEQVSGERQRLVETHATRVIALINDQRRAALEGFLAALQGDPPQAERVLMALRRYLRAEQKEQRHTLRHYQHVAAVDPEKAQQMRFQVQTHLQVVQERMNQSLGLLDQNPHLAQELRPQIQELLHAEHLGPSELEASVPGSSSEDKGSLQPPESKDDAPVTLPKGSTDQESSSSGREKLTPLEQYEQKVNASAPRGFPFHSSDIQRDELAPAGTGVSREALSGLLIMGAGGGSLIVLSLLLLRKKKPYGTISHGVVEVDPMLTLEEQQLRELQRHGYENPTYRFLEERP; encoded by the exons ATGGGGCCCTCCAGCCCCACCACTCGCGGTCAGGGTCGCCGCCGGGgcccgccgccgctgccgctgtTGCTACCACTGTCGCTGCTGCTTCTGCGCGCGCAGCTCGCCGTCGGGAACCTGGCTGGTGGGAGCCCCAGCGCGGCCGAG GCTCCGGGGTCGGCTCAAGTGGCTGGACTATGTGGGCGTCTCACCCTTCACCGAGACCTGCGCACCGGCCGCTGGGAACCAGACCCACAGCGATCACGACGCTGTCTTCTGGACCCGCAGCGCGTGCTGGAGTACTGCAGACAG ATGTACCCAGAGCTGCACATAGCTCGTGTGGAGCAGGCTGCACAGGCCATCCCGATGGAGCGCTGGTGTGGGGGTACCCGAAGTGGCAGATGTGCCCACCCCCACCATGAGGTTGTGCCCTTCCATTGCCTGC CTGGCGAATTCGTGAGTGAAGCCCTGCTGGTGCCCGAAGGCTGTAGGTTCTTGCACCAGGAGCGAATGGACCAATGTGAGAGTTCAACCAGGAGGCACCAGGAGGCTCAAGAG GCCTGCAGCTCCCAGGGCCTCATCCTGCACGGTTCTGGTATGCTTTTGCCCTGTGGCTCTGATCGGTTCCGAGGTGTGGAGTATGTATGCTGTCCACCTCCCGCAACTCCCAACCCATCTGGGATGGCAGTTGG tgaCCCCTCTACCCGGTCCTGGCCCCTGGggggcagagcagagggaggtgaggatgaagaggaggtgGAATCCTTCCCTCAGCCAGTAGACGATTACTTCGTAGAGCCCCCTCAGGccgaagaagaagaggaagaagaggaggaaagggccCCACCTCCCAGCTCCCACACCCCTGTCATGGTCAGcagag TCACTCCCACCCCGAGACCCACTGATGGTGTGGATGTTTACTTTGGCATGCCTGGGGAGATCAGCGAGCACGAGGGTTTCCTGAGGGCCAAGATGGACCTGGAGGAACGTAGGATGCGTCAGATTAATGAG GTGATGCGTGAGTGGGCCATGGCTGACAGCCAATCTAAGAACCTGCCAAAAGCCGACAGGCAGGCCCTGAATGAG CACTTCCAGTCCATTCTGCAGACCCTGGAAGAACAAGTGTCTGGTGAGCGACAGCGCCTGGTGGAGACCCACGCCACCAGAGTCATCGCTCTGATCAACGACCAGCGCCGAGCTGCCCTGGAAGGTTTCCTGGCAGCATTACAGGGCGATCCGCCTCAG GCTGAGAGAGTTCTGATGGCCCTGAGGCGCTACCTGCGAGCGGAGCAGAAGGAGCAGAGGCACACCCTGAGGCACTACCAGCACGTGGCCGCCGTGGACCCTGAGAAGGCCCAGCAGATGCGCTTTCAG GTCCAGACCCACCTTCAGGTGGTTCAAGAACGAATGAATCAGAGCCTGGGGCTGCTCGACCAGAACCCTCACCTGGCTCAGGAGCTGCGGCCACAGATCC AGGAGCTTCTCCATGCGGAACACTTGGGACCTAGTGAACTGGAAGCCTCTGTGCCCGGGAGCAGCAGTGAGGACAAAGGTAGCCTTCAGCCTCCTGAATCCAAGGATG ATGCCCCAGTGACCCTTCCAAAAG ggtcCACAGATCAAGAGTCTTCctcctctgggagagagaagctAACCCCACTGGAGCAATATGAGCAAAAG GTGAATGCATCTGCCCCAAGGGGGTTTCCCTTCCACTCATCAGATATTCAGCGGGATGAACTG GCACCAGCTGGGACTGGAGTGTCCCGAGAGGCCTTGTCAGGTCTGCTGATCATGGGAGCTGGAGGAGGCTCCCTCATTGTCCTATCCTTGCTGCTTCTGCGCAAGAAGAAACCCTATGGCACTATCAGCCATGGAGTGGTGGAG GTGGACCCCATGCTGACCCTGGAGGAGCAGCAGCTCCGGGAACTTCAGAGGCATGGCTATGAGAACCCCACCTACCGCTTCCTGGAAGAACGACCTTGA
- the Aplp1 gene encoding amyloid beta precursor like protein 1 isoform 2 precursor (isoform 2 precursor is encoded by transcript variant 2) — MGPSSPTTRGQGRRRGPPPLPLLLPLSLLLLRAQLAVGNLAGGSPSAAEAPGSAQVAGLCGRLTLHRDLRTGRWEPDPQRSRRCLLDPQRVLEYCRQMYPELHIARVEQAAQAIPMERWCGGTRSGRCAHPHHEVVPFHCLPGEFVSEALLVPEGCRFLHQERMDQCESSTRRHQEAQEACSSQGLILHGSGMLLPCGSDRFRGVEYVCCPPPATPNPSGMAVGDPSTRSWPLGGRAEGGEDEEEVESFPQPVDDYFVEPPQAEEEEEEEEERAPPPSSHTPVMVSRVTPTPRPTDGVDVYFGMPGEISEHEGFLRAKMDLEERRMRQINEVMREWAMADSQSKNLPKADRQALNEHFQSILQTLEEQVSGERQRLVETHATRVIALINDQRRAALEGFLAALQGDPPQAERVLMALRRYLRAEQKEQRHTLRHYQHVAAVDPEKAQQMRFQVQTHLQVVQERMNQSLGLLDQNPHLAQELRPQIQELLHAEHLGPSELEASVPGSSSEDKDAPVTLPKGSTDQESSSSGREKLTPLEQYEQKVNASAPRGFPFHSSDIQRDELAPAGTGVSREALSGLLIMGAGGGSLIVLSLLLLRKKKPYGTISHGVVEVDPMLTLEEQQLRELQRHGYENPTYRFLEERP; from the exons ATGGGGCCCTCCAGCCCCACCACTCGCGGTCAGGGTCGCCGCCGGGgcccgccgccgctgccgctgtTGCTACCACTGTCGCTGCTGCTTCTGCGCGCGCAGCTCGCCGTCGGGAACCTGGCTGGTGGGAGCCCCAGCGCGGCCGAG GCTCCGGGGTCGGCTCAAGTGGCTGGACTATGTGGGCGTCTCACCCTTCACCGAGACCTGCGCACCGGCCGCTGGGAACCAGACCCACAGCGATCACGACGCTGTCTTCTGGACCCGCAGCGCGTGCTGGAGTACTGCAGACAG ATGTACCCAGAGCTGCACATAGCTCGTGTGGAGCAGGCTGCACAGGCCATCCCGATGGAGCGCTGGTGTGGGGGTACCCGAAGTGGCAGATGTGCCCACCCCCACCATGAGGTTGTGCCCTTCCATTGCCTGC CTGGCGAATTCGTGAGTGAAGCCCTGCTGGTGCCCGAAGGCTGTAGGTTCTTGCACCAGGAGCGAATGGACCAATGTGAGAGTTCAACCAGGAGGCACCAGGAGGCTCAAGAG GCCTGCAGCTCCCAGGGCCTCATCCTGCACGGTTCTGGTATGCTTTTGCCCTGTGGCTCTGATCGGTTCCGAGGTGTGGAGTATGTATGCTGTCCACCTCCCGCAACTCCCAACCCATCTGGGATGGCAGTTGG tgaCCCCTCTACCCGGTCCTGGCCCCTGGggggcagagcagagggaggtgaggatgaagaggaggtgGAATCCTTCCCTCAGCCAGTAGACGATTACTTCGTAGAGCCCCCTCAGGccgaagaagaagaggaagaagaggaggaaagggccCCACCTCCCAGCTCCCACACCCCTGTCATGGTCAGcagag TCACTCCCACCCCGAGACCCACTGATGGTGTGGATGTTTACTTTGGCATGCCTGGGGAGATCAGCGAGCACGAGGGTTTCCTGAGGGCCAAGATGGACCTGGAGGAACGTAGGATGCGTCAGATTAATGAG GTGATGCGTGAGTGGGCCATGGCTGACAGCCAATCTAAGAACCTGCCAAAAGCCGACAGGCAGGCCCTGAATGAG CACTTCCAGTCCATTCTGCAGACCCTGGAAGAACAAGTGTCTGGTGAGCGACAGCGCCTGGTGGAGACCCACGCCACCAGAGTCATCGCTCTGATCAACGACCAGCGCCGAGCTGCCCTGGAAGGTTTCCTGGCAGCATTACAGGGCGATCCGCCTCAG GCTGAGAGAGTTCTGATGGCCCTGAGGCGCTACCTGCGAGCGGAGCAGAAGGAGCAGAGGCACACCCTGAGGCACTACCAGCACGTGGCCGCCGTGGACCCTGAGAAGGCCCAGCAGATGCGCTTTCAG GTCCAGACCCACCTTCAGGTGGTTCAAGAACGAATGAATCAGAGCCTGGGGCTGCTCGACCAGAACCCTCACCTGGCTCAGGAGCTGCGGCCACAGATCC AGGAGCTTCTCCATGCGGAACACTTGGGACCTAGTGAACTGGAAGCCTCTGTGCCCGGGAGCAGCAGTGAGGACAAAG ATGCCCCAGTGACCCTTCCAAAAG ggtcCACAGATCAAGAGTCTTCctcctctgggagagagaagctAACCCCACTGGAGCAATATGAGCAAAAG GTGAATGCATCTGCCCCAAGGGGGTTTCCCTTCCACTCATCAGATATTCAGCGGGATGAACTG GCACCAGCTGGGACTGGAGTGTCCCGAGAGGCCTTGTCAGGTCTGCTGATCATGGGAGCTGGAGGAGGCTCCCTCATTGTCCTATCCTTGCTGCTTCTGCGCAAGAAGAAACCCTATGGCACTATCAGCCATGGAGTGGTGGAG GTGGACCCCATGCTGACCCTGGAGGAGCAGCAGCTCCGGGAACTTCAGAGGCATGGCTATGAGAACCCCACCTACCGCTTCCTGGAAGAACGACCTTGA
- the Aplp1 gene encoding amyloid beta precursor like protein 1 isoform X1, with amino-acid sequence MGPSSPTTRGQGRRRGPPPLPLLLPLSLLLLRAQLAVGNLAGGSPSAAEAPGSAQVAGLCGRLTLHRDLRTGRWEPDPQRSRRCLLDPQRVLEYCRQMYPELHIARVEQAAQAIPMERWCGGTRSGRCAHPHHEVVPFHCLPGEFVSEALLVPEGCRFLHQERMDQCESSTRRHQEAQEACSSQGLILHGSGMLLPCGSDRFRGVEYVCCPPPATPNPSGMAVGDPSTRSWPLGGRAEGGEDEEEVESFPQPVDDYFVEPPQAEEEEEEEEERAPPPSSHTPVMVSRVTPTPRPTDGVDVYFGMPGEISEHEGFLRAKMDLEERRMRQINEVMREWAMADSQSKNLPKADRQALNEHFQSILQTLEEQVSGERQRLVETHATRVIALINDQRRAALEGFLAALQGDPPQAERVLMALRRYLRAEQKEQRHTLRHYQHVAAVDPEKAQQMRFQVQTHLQVVQERMNQSLGLLDQNPHLAQELRPQIQELLHAEHLGPSELEASVPGSSSEDKGSLQPPESKDADAPVTLPKGSTDQESSSSGREKLTPLEQYEQKVNASAPRGFPFHSSDIQRDELAPAGTGVSREALSGLLIMGAGGGSLIVLSLLLLRKKKPYGTISHGVVEVDPMLTLEEQQLRELQRHGYENPTYRFLEERP; translated from the exons ATGGGGCCCTCCAGCCCCACCACTCGCGGTCAGGGTCGCCGCCGGGgcccgccgccgctgccgctgtTGCTACCACTGTCGCTGCTGCTTCTGCGCGCGCAGCTCGCCGTCGGGAACCTGGCTGGTGGGAGCCCCAGCGCGGCCGAG GCTCCGGGGTCGGCTCAAGTGGCTGGACTATGTGGGCGTCTCACCCTTCACCGAGACCTGCGCACCGGCCGCTGGGAACCAGACCCACAGCGATCACGACGCTGTCTTCTGGACCCGCAGCGCGTGCTGGAGTACTGCAGACAG ATGTACCCAGAGCTGCACATAGCTCGTGTGGAGCAGGCTGCACAGGCCATCCCGATGGAGCGCTGGTGTGGGGGTACCCGAAGTGGCAGATGTGCCCACCCCCACCATGAGGTTGTGCCCTTCCATTGCCTGC CTGGCGAATTCGTGAGTGAAGCCCTGCTGGTGCCCGAAGGCTGTAGGTTCTTGCACCAGGAGCGAATGGACCAATGTGAGAGTTCAACCAGGAGGCACCAGGAGGCTCAAGAG GCCTGCAGCTCCCAGGGCCTCATCCTGCACGGTTCTGGTATGCTTTTGCCCTGTGGCTCTGATCGGTTCCGAGGTGTGGAGTATGTATGCTGTCCACCTCCCGCAACTCCCAACCCATCTGGGATGGCAGTTGG tgaCCCCTCTACCCGGTCCTGGCCCCTGGggggcagagcagagggaggtgaggatgaagaggaggtgGAATCCTTCCCTCAGCCAGTAGACGATTACTTCGTAGAGCCCCCTCAGGccgaagaagaagaggaagaagaggaggaaagggccCCACCTCCCAGCTCCCACACCCCTGTCATGGTCAGcagag TCACTCCCACCCCGAGACCCACTGATGGTGTGGATGTTTACTTTGGCATGCCTGGGGAGATCAGCGAGCACGAGGGTTTCCTGAGGGCCAAGATGGACCTGGAGGAACGTAGGATGCGTCAGATTAATGAG GTGATGCGTGAGTGGGCCATGGCTGACAGCCAATCTAAGAACCTGCCAAAAGCCGACAGGCAGGCCCTGAATGAG CACTTCCAGTCCATTCTGCAGACCCTGGAAGAACAAGTGTCTGGTGAGCGACAGCGCCTGGTGGAGACCCACGCCACCAGAGTCATCGCTCTGATCAACGACCAGCGCCGAGCTGCCCTGGAAGGTTTCCTGGCAGCATTACAGGGCGATCCGCCTCAG GCTGAGAGAGTTCTGATGGCCCTGAGGCGCTACCTGCGAGCGGAGCAGAAGGAGCAGAGGCACACCCTGAGGCACTACCAGCACGTGGCCGCCGTGGACCCTGAGAAGGCCCAGCAGATGCGCTTTCAG GTCCAGACCCACCTTCAGGTGGTTCAAGAACGAATGAATCAGAGCCTGGGGCTGCTCGACCAGAACCCTCACCTGGCTCAGGAGCTGCGGCCACAGATCC AGGAGCTTCTCCATGCGGAACACTTGGGACCTAGTGAACTGGAAGCCTCTGTGCCCGGGAGCAGCAGTGAGGACAAAGGTAGCCTTCAGCCTCCTGAATCCAAGGATG CAGATGCCCCAGTGACCCTTCCAAAAG ggtcCACAGATCAAGAGTCTTCctcctctgggagagagaagctAACCCCACTGGAGCAATATGAGCAAAAG GTGAATGCATCTGCCCCAAGGGGGTTTCCCTTCCACTCATCAGATATTCAGCGGGATGAACTG GCACCAGCTGGGACTGGAGTGTCCCGAGAGGCCTTGTCAGGTCTGCTGATCATGGGAGCTGGAGGAGGCTCCCTCATTGTCCTATCCTTGCTGCTTCTGCGCAAGAAGAAACCCTATGGCACTATCAGCCATGGAGTGGTGGAG GTGGACCCCATGCTGACCCTGGAGGAGCAGCAGCTCCGGGAACTTCAGAGGCATGGCTATGAGAACCCCACCTACCGCTTCCTGGAAGAACGACCTTGA